TTGTCATCCGGAATGGCCGAGATACACATCGACACCGTGTCAAAATACAAAATTTTGGCACTATTTTGCGCAATAGTCCAATATTACGGACGATCTGACGATAGCGTTCGAAATACTGCTTCGCTACCCGTATCATCGGGCGGAACGACATTTTTGAGTGTGCTGAATTGCTGTACGGAAGGCGATCGGAGAAGGCCCAGTACTCCGACTGGCTAAAGCGTATCGGAAATTACTGTAACAAGCATAGGACTGTTATGAATTCGCTCGAAGACGGTCGCGCGAGCGGTCACATCGCCCCTCCTCGCCTGGGAGCGATCATCCGAATCTCGGTCGAATGATGGATCGAGGACGTTTCTGCCCTCCGTCAATTCAACCACGATACGAGTCGAATTCGTCGGGGGATCGGCCTGCGGCGAATTCGAAGGCTTTTCACCCGATAAAGGAAATCCGGCCATTTCGGAATCATTGCTGTGTTTCGATATTTAACGACGTTGGAGGTGGAGACCGGAAAGAGTGCAAAGAGCGTAAAGTAGTTATCGGATGAACGTGCAGTACGCCCATGGAGAGCGACCTTGAAGCCGAGCACCACCGCCTGGTCGTCACAGGGTCGGGGATTGCGGGGCTGACCGCCGCGATCTACGCCGCCCGCTCGAACAACGACCCACTCGTCCTCGAAGGCGACGAACCCGGTGGCCAACTCACTCTCACCACCNACCGCCGCGATCTACGCCGCCCGCTCGAACAACGACCCACTCGTCCTCGAAGGCGACGAACCCGGTGGCCAACTCACTCTCACCACCGATGTCGCCAACTACCCGGGATTTCCCGACGGCATCGGAGGCTCCGAACTCGTCCAGCGAATGAAGACACAGGCCAAGAACTTCGGGGCCGACGTCCGCCACGGTATCGTCGTATCCGTCGACGACTCGGGTCGGCCGTTCGAACTCACTCTCGCCAGCGGGGAGTCACTCACCGCCGACGCGGTCATCGTCGCCAGCGGTGCCAGCGCCCGCACCCTCGGGATCCCGGGCGAGGACGACCTCATGGGCTACGGGGTTTCGACCTGTGCGACCTGCGACGGGGCCTTCTTCCGCGACGAGGAGATGGTCGTCGTCGGCGGCGGCGACGCCGCCATGGAAGAAGCCAGCTTCCTCACGAAATTCGCCTCCAAAGTCCACCTGATCCACCGCCGCGAGACCTTCCGCGCCGAGGACTACTGGATCGACCGTCTCGAAGAGCACGTCGAGGCCGGTGAGGTCGAAGTCACCAAGAACACCGAACTCGACGAGATCCACGGAACTCCCGAGGGCGGGATCGACGGCGTCTCGCTCCTCTCCCATCCCGAGGGTCACCCGAGCGAGAAACGCGACGATCCGAACACTGAAAAATACGACCTCGACGTCGGCGCAGTGTTCCTCGCCATCGGTCACACCCCGAACACCGGCTATCTTCGGGAGACGGGTGTCGAGATGGATGCCATGGGCTATCTCCACACCAAGGGCGGCACCGGCGGCGGACAGACCCGAACCGGCGTTCCCGGCATCTTCGGTGCGGGCGACGTCGTCGACTCACACTACCAGCAGGCCGTCNAGGGCGGCACCGGCGGCGGACAGACCCGAACCGGCGTTCCCGGCATCTTCGGTGCGGGCGACGTCGTCGACTCACACTACCAGCAGGCCGTCACCGCCGGCGGCATGGGCGCGAAGGCCGCACTCGACGCCGACGACTATCTCGAAACCCACGACGTACCGACAGCGGAGAAGGCGACCGTCGGATCCGACGACTGATTCGCGTCGGCGTACTCGGCAGGTCCCGCGACGGTGTGAGGGGCGGCCGTCGCCCTATTCGAAGAAGCGCTCGATCGCCACCGCGCGCTGGAGGGTTCCGGTGTCGGTCCGTGGGAGGGGTTCCGTGGTGAGCGCGTACCGTCGGGGTCGCTTGAAATCCGCGAGGTCGTCGTGGTCGATACAGAACGCATCGAGTCCGGCTTCGGTGACCGCTTCGGTCGTCGAGATCACCGCGCAGAGGGCCTCGCCCCACTCCTCGTCCGGCCGGCCGAAGACGACGGATTCGCGCACGGCGTCGTGGTCCTCGAAGACACGCTCGATCTCCTGGGGGTAGACGTTCTCGCCCCCGGTGATCACCATGTTGTCGACCCGGTCGACGACGTGGAGGTAGCCGTCCTCGTCGAGGCGCACGACGTCGTTGGTGCGGAGCCATCCGTCGACGAACAGCGTCTCCGCGGCCGGTGGGTCCCCGAGATAGCCATCGGTCATCGCGGGACCACGCGCGAGGAGTTCGCCCGTCCCGCCGGGCTCGACCACCGACTCGGCGTCGGGAAGCTCGTCGGGTGAGGCGGTCTCCACGACCCTGAGCTCCCACATGAACGACTCCGTGCCGATGGTACCGGTGTGGTCGGTCTGTCGCGATGGATGGGCGAACGCGAGGTTCGGGCCGCCTTCGGTCAGCCCGTAGGTGTTGTAGACGCCCTCGGTGAGGTGTTCCGAGGCCCGCCGGACCAGTCGTGGCGTCACGACGGAGCCGCCGGTACGGATGTACGAGAGCGTCTCGACGTCGTGTTCGGCCTCGGTCTGGGCGTCGATCATCGCGGTCAGCTGGGTCGGCACCGCGAGCAGCCCCGTGAGGTCGTGGTCGGCGATGTGTTCGAGCGCG
This sequence is a window from Halococcus hamelinensis 100A6. Protein-coding genes within it:
- a CDS encoding class I adenylate-forming enzyme family protein, translating into MNFIDVFRRTVRCHGDETAVIADRGTVTYDELNDRAGRLANALEERIPGERCAVLTHNGLAAVDSMIAGGKRGHGTVQLPYRAAPAELEAMLDTADASGLVFDDANADLARAVLARTDLDCAFRTGESPIERPLVEDYGTALDTAPDGEPDRAGNEYGVFFTSGTTSDPKALLFDQEQLWHGSTQVIMEMSIEETDRALVTTPWFHMVTTDAWILPHLQAGATLVLQPTFDPDVALEHIADHDLTGLLAVPTQLTAMIDAQTEAEHDVETLSYIRTGGSVVTPRLVRRASEHLTEGVYNTYGLTEGGPNLAFAHPSRQTDHTGTIGTESFMWELRVVETASPDELPDAESVVEPGGTGELLARGPAMTDGYLGDPPAAETLFVDGWLRTNDVVRLDEDGYLHVVDRVDNMVITGGENVYPQEIERVFEDHDAVRESVVFGRPDEEWGEALCAVISTTEAVTEAGLDAFCIDHDDLADFKRPRRYALTTEPLPRTDTGTLQRAVAIERFFE
- a CDS encoding NAD(P)/FAD-dependent oxidoreductase: MANSLSPPTAAIYAARSNNDPLVLEGDEPGGQLTLTTDVANYPGFPDGIGGSELVQRMKTQAKNFGADVRHGIVVSVDDSGRPFELTLASGESLTADAVIVASGASARTLGIPGEDDLMGYGVSTCATCDGAFFRDEEMVVVGGGDAAMEEASFLTKFASKVHLIHRRETFRAEDYWIDRLEEHVEAGEVEVTKNTELDEIHGTPEGGIDGVSLLSHPEGHPSEKRDDPNTEKYDLDVGAVFLAIGHTPNTGYLRETGVEMDAMGYLHTKGGTGGGQTRTGVPGIFGAGDVVDSHYQQAVXGGTGGGQTRTGVPGIFGAGDVVDSHYQQAVTAGGMGAKAALDADDYLETHDVPTAEKATVGSDD